Genomic segment of candidate division WOR-3 bacterium:
CGGCTACTGGATTAATAAAGGTAATCTCTATATCCGGCTTCAACTTTGCCGATTCTCTTGCCAAGTCGCAAGCGACAAATAATAGAACAACCGCCATTATAGCAAGAATTTTTCTCATCATACCTCCTTTATAATCTTACTATTTTATCCAATATTTTTCTTTTGTCAAGAGGGAATTTAACATATTTCTACCAACAATATGCAGGACATTTTTTAAGATATTTTTAAAATAGTCCAAGTTGTGCCTCCGCAACTCCCTTTTGGTCAAATAATTTTATCGTCCCAAATTCGCCATCATAACCTGGATTTATAATCACATTGCCTTTCCGAGCCTTCTCAATACCGAGGGCAATTTTCTCCTGCGTATTGTTTTTTAATTCTTCAATCGGTGTATTCAATAGAATCTCAAATTCACTACCAAATAATTTACAGAGCCTCATATATTCATTCTTTACACCCACAGTTTCTCTTCCTACTCCCATTGCCTCGGCAATTATCTCTTCAAGGGGAATGAGATTTTTGTAAGGGATATTATTCTCTGGAATAAATCCTTCTGGTCTGTCTGCAAGCATCTCAACCCGATGCAATACACCAACGGTTATGCTTCTTGAACATACCGGGCAAAGATTATTATTTAAACGTGCCTCTTTGGGTGAAAGTCTGACCTGACATCGGCGATGACCATCATAATGATATTTGCCTTCTTCGGGATAAAATTCAATTGTGTATAGAAACTTACTTCGGTCTTTGTTTTCAAGCACATTCTTTAATCCCTGGTAATTAAGTTCTTCGCTGAAGACATTTGCCTCACGCCCCAGTCTATTTGGTGAATGGGCATCAGAGTTAGAGAGCAGGGTAAATCTATCAAGGCAGGACAATCTCCAATTCATTGCCGGGTCTGATGAAAGACCGGTTTCCAGAGCAAAAACTTTATCCGCCAATGAACCAAAACATTCTTCAATCGAATCAAAACCTGAGTTTGAACCAAAAAGCGAAAACCAGGGAGTCCAGATGTGGGATGGCACAAGGAAGATATCTGGTGAAATATCAAGGAGTGCCTTTAACATTTCGTCGGTTGCTAAGGAAAGTGTCGGTCTGCCATCAACCTCAAGTTTACCAAATCTACAGAGGAAATTATTTATCTTCTCTGCGGTTTGGAAATCTGGGGCAAATATAATATTGTGAATTCTGCGCAGTTTTCCATCCTTTGTGTATATGTTATTAACTTCTACAGAGAGTACAAACCTAACCCCCGAGTATTCATATATTCCATCCTTGAATTGAAGGTATTCCTTAAGTTCCTTCAACCATTCAGGATGAGTAAAGTCACCCGTACCCACCATTCCTATCCCCTTCAATTTTGCATATTCAGCAATCTTGGGGATGGACATCTCTTGAGATGTGGCACGGGAAAATCTTGAATGAATATGCAGATCTGCAATCATCATATTTTTCTTGCAACGCCCATTATTCTTGTGTCAAACTCACTCGCAGGATTGAAAGTGAGATGACGATAGATTGAAATATCAAAACCCGCGGACTTAATCAAATTCCTTATCTCATCTATCGGATATGCCCTTTCCTGATGTAATTCTTTGATTGTAAGAGTTTTACCATCTTCATAAACAGTGAGTGTGAGTTTCAATGTGGATATCCGTGTCAGGGGGTCAAATGTATTATTCCATATTGAATAGATTGGACCATCCCTTCTTTCAAATGTCTGATTTCCCCATTCAACCTGGAGGGCATGGATTGTATTCATATCAAAGATAAAGACCCCATTCTGTTTTAAATTATAATGAACTGACTTGAAACAAGCAAGCATTTCTTCAGGAGTCAGTAAATAATTCAAACTATCATAAAGACAGGTGATCACAGGAACTTTTTCATCTACAGAAAAATTTCTCAAATCACCTTTTATCAATTTTACCCGTCCTTCATTAAATAACTGTGGAGAAAGCCTCTGCCTGCAAATTTCAAGCATTTGTTCTGAGGCATCAAGACCTATTACCTGATAACCTTTATTCAGCCATAATTCAATGCAGACACCGGTGCCACAGGCAATATCAAGTATGGTTCTTTCCTCAATATTGTGCATCAGTATTATCCGTTCTATGTAATTTACCCAGGAACGGTAATTTATAAAAGACATCAATCTGTCGTAGTATGGTGCAATCTCGGTGAAGGGAGGACTAAAACCCTCGGATCTCATAATTGGGTGCTTCTTTGGTAATGGTTATATCATGAGGATGGCTCTCTCTAAGTCCTGCCGGGCTTATTCTTATAAACCGGGCATTGCGCTGCAGGGTTTTGATATCCTTTGCACCGCAATATCCCATCCCGGATTTCAATCCACCAATCAACTGGAATATCACATCCTTAACATAACCGCGATAAGGGACCCTACCTTCAACCCCTTCAGGTACAAGTTTCTTTGCTGCCTCCTGGAAATATCTATCGGCTGAACCACGCTTCATTGCTGATAAAGAGCCCATTGCCCGATATTCTTTGTATCTCCTACCCTCAAGGAGAATCGTCTCACCCGGGCTCTCTTCAGTTCCAGCAAAAAGATTTCCGATCATAACACAGGATGCACCAGAGGCGAGTGCCTTCACAATATCACCCGAATATCTAATCCCACCATCGGCAATGATTGGAATATTATATTTTTTTGCCACCTTGGCACATTCCATTATCGCGGTAACCTGGGGAACACCTATTCCTGCAATGATTCTTGTCGTGCAGATTGAACCCGGTCCAATTCCCACTTTTATTGCATCCACATCCAGTTTTGCAAGATAAAGTGCCGCATCAGGATTGCCAATATTCCCTGCAACAAGTTCTATATCAGGAAATCTTTTTTTGATATCTTTTATAATTGCAATTACACTCCTGGAGTGTGCATGTGCAACATCAACAACAATCGCATCAACCCCTTCTTCTACAAGTGCGGACACACGGTCAATTGTCTTTTTGTCTACACCAACTGCTCCAGCACAACGTAATCTTCCAGCTTTGTCAACATTCGCATTTGGATGCTCCATTTTTTTAACTATATCCTTTATTGTTATAAGCCCTTTTAATCTTCCTTTACGGTCAACGATGGGTAATTTCTCAATTTTATATTTTTTTATAATTTTGCGTGCCTGTTCCAGGGTTGTTCCTTCGGGTGCAGTTATCAAACTATCCTTTGTCATAACTTCTTTGACTTTTCTATTGAGATCGTCCTCAAAGATTATATCACGATTTGTAAGCATACCCACGAGGTGGAATTCATTATCCACCACTACGACTCCGGAAATACCATTTTTCTCCATTAAATCTTTTGCCTCGCGGATACTCATATTCTCGGTAACAGTGATTGGATTTACTATCATCCAGCTCTCAGCCCTTTTGACCTTACGCACCTCTTTTTGTTGTTCTTCAATTGTTAGATTTTTATGAATGACACCGATTCCGCCCTCCTGGGCAATTGCAATTGCCATTGCCGATTCCGTCACCGTATCCATTGCCGCACTCACCAGAGGAATATTTAATTTTATATTGCGTGAAAATCTGGTTTTTACATCGCACTCACGGGGTAATACTTCAGAATACTGGGGCACTAACAAAATATCATCAAATGTTAGTCCTTGTTTTATTCTAAATTCTTTCATTTTTTATTATAATAAAATTAGTCATCTTGTCAATACAAATCAAAAATTCTTTTTAAAAAGATATATCTTCTGGCTCACGGGATTCCAATCTAAATTAGGAAATGACGGTTCAAATTCAAATCCTAAGATATTATACTTTCTTTCAAACACCTTGATAAGTTTATAATGATTCTGATTAAAAAGACGGCGTATAAAGTTACGACCATTTACTTCACCCACTTCATTATAGGGAAGTTCCTGAATCTCTGTCTGGGTAATGAAAAAATATTGCGGTGCGAAATAAAGCAATGAGTAATAATCATAGTTCGTTTTGATAAAATCATAATAGAGATTGGCTAAAGTTTCCTCATAAGTTGGGCCAAAGTTATTCCCATCATACATAGGGTATTCAACCGGCGGTGTATATCTAAAAGGCATTACCGTTGGACACCCGACACTTGTCTTTGCAGGAATATTTTTGAAAACCCAGTCAGCAAATTCAAAACGGGTATCTGAATAGCGCATTCTATCAAGCATAGCCATTGTGAATAAAAATGTGTAAATAAATGAAATGATTGAGTAGCTGATAAAACAATATAAAAGAAATCTGTTTTTTATGAATTTAAGCAATCCAGTAAATGCACTGGCAATTATGATTGCAATAAAAGGAAGGGCAGGTAGGGAATGGCGCAAGTGTGGTGAAGGAGAGATCGCCATGATTATATAAAATGGAATTAAAAATGATAATAGAATCTTATCCGATAAATTTCTTCGGTAAAGTATAAATCCAATGCAAATAAACGCTAATATTGCAAGTGGTAATCTCAACGAATAGTATATCACATATATAAAAGGTTTTATTGGATTTGCAGGATATTTATTATAGGCAAAGAGCCCCTTCTGGCCAAAAATGCCACCAAAACCATCTGGAGCCCCAAATAAAAACTCGCGGAATGATATTAAACTATATGGGGTTGTTATAAAAAATACTACACTCATTATTATGAATATCATTAATGGATACTTCCATCCTAATTTACGACTTTTAGATAAAAAAATTGTTAAAAAAGGAAATATCAATAATATATTCATGTACTTTGTTCCCAGTGCTAAACCAAGGAGAATGCCGCTTAAAATAAACCAACTTTTTTTTATCTCTTTTCTATCTATTACTTTCACCAGATAATATAAACATAGCATTGACCAGAAGACTGCTGGACTATCTACAATAAAAAAATGTGATTGAAATACAACTGTCGGCAGGATTGAGAAAATAAATCCAGCGATCAATCCAGTTTTTTTATCATAAAGTTTTGTGCCTATTAAATATACAAAAAGAACGGTTAAGATTCCTTCAATTATCGTAATAAACCTTCCAACGATATATAATTTCTGATAATCATTCAGGGTCATATTTTCCACAGGTTGTCCCAGGAGATTTGTCATTGTGGGAAGCGAAAAATTTTTGATATAACCGCAACAATGTCCAATCTTTATCACCAAGAGCAGCGTATAATAATGAAAAGAAGGATTAATAAAGTAATGAGGATTTAAATCATTTGGTTTCATCTGCAGGAGCATATTTATCACGAATGGTTCATCCTGGAATCCAGCACGATAATATGGTTTTTTAGGTATAGCCCAATCAAATCCGCTGAAGCGTAGATATGAAGCAAGAGTAATAATTAATAGGAGTAAGACATAATGGCTTTTCTGCTTTTTAATCGTAACGAAAATTTTTTTCATAATTTAACTTCTGATAAAATAATATTTAATTAGCATATAAAATCAAGATAAAAATTCAATTTTTTAATCAAAATGTTTATTGACATATTGAATATTTTTGGTAAATTATAGCAAGGAGGGAACATGAAAAAATTGGTTTTTGTCGTAGCCGTTATTTTAATTGCAGCGCAAGCCGACACAACCGAAGTCATTATAGGAACTCCATATATCGGAAATTATATACCTTTTTGGGGACAATCTTATGATGCCTGTAGATTCCAGGTTTTATTTCTTCAAACTGAGATAAACACACCCGGGAAAATCATAAAATTTGCATTCCAGCCTTCGGATAATAACGTTGGCATTTATAATAACTTTCGATTCTATCTTTGTCATACTACCGTCACTCAGCTAACCACTGTATTTGATGATAATTATGCCGGGAATACACCCCAATTGCAAATTGATTCTTCTTCATTTACTGTTGGTGGTTCTGCAAATAATTGGCTTGAATGGCCGGTCAATTTTGAATATGACAATACCTCTAATCTTCTTGTGGAAATTCGCTGGAATGGTGATAATGGAGTAGGTGTCTCAATGTGGAGAACGAATGAAACAATTTCACGCCGGGTATATAACATGACAAGTGATAATGCCTCGACCGGGACAACCCAGAATACAGGTAATTATGTGAAATTGACCATTGACCGTGGTACCGGAATTGAAGAGATTGTAATTGGTACCGAAA
This window contains:
- a CDS encoding endonuclease Q family protein, which encodes MMIADLHIHSRFSRATSQEMSIPKIAEYAKLKGIGMVGTGDFTHPEWLKELKEYLQFKDGIYEYSGVRFVLSVEVNNIYTKDGKLRRIHNIIFAPDFQTAEKINNFLCRFGKLEVDGRPTLSLATDEMLKALLDISPDIFLVPSHIWTPWFSLFGSNSGFDSIEECFGSLADKVFALETGLSSDPAMNWRLSCLDRFTLLSNSDAHSPNRLGREANVFSEELNYQGLKNVLENKDRSKFLYTIEFYPEEGKYHYDGHRRCQVRLSPKEARLNNNLCPVCSRSITVGVLHRVEMLADRPEGFIPENNIPYKNLIPLEEIIAEAMGVGRETVGVKNEYMRLCKLFGSEFEILLNTPIEELKNNTQEKIALGIEKARKGNVIINPGYDGEFGTIKLFDQKGVAEAQLGLF
- a CDS encoding class I SAM-dependent methyltransferase; the encoded protein is MRSEGFSPPFTEIAPYYDRLMSFINYRSWVNYIERIILMHNIEERTILDIACGTGVCIELWLNKGYQVIGLDASEQMLEICRQRLSPQLFNEGRVKLIKGDLRNFSVDEKVPVITCLYDSLNYLLTPEEMLACFKSVHYNLKQNGVFIFDMNTIHALQVEWGNQTFERRDGPIYSIWNNTFDPLTRISTLKLTLTVYEDGKTLTIKELHQERAYPIDEIRNLIKSAGFDISIYRHLTFNPASEFDTRIMGVARKI
- the guaB gene encoding IMP dehydrogenase, with product MKEFRIKQGLTFDDILLVPQYSEVLPRECDVKTRFSRNIKLNIPLVSAAMDTVTESAMAIAIAQEGGIGVIHKNLTIEEQQKEVRKVKRAESWMIVNPITVTENMSIREAKDLMEKNGISGVVVVDNEFHLVGMLTNRDIIFEDDLNRKVKEVMTKDSLITAPEGTTLEQARKIIKKYKIEKLPIVDRKGRLKGLITIKDIVKKMEHPNANVDKAGRLRCAGAVGVDKKTIDRVSALVEEGVDAIVVDVAHAHSRSVIAIIKDIKKRFPDIELVAGNIGNPDAALYLAKLDVDAIKVGIGPGSICTTRIIAGIGVPQVTAIMECAKVAKKYNIPIIADGGIRYSGDIVKALASGASCVMIGNLFAGTEESPGETILLEGRRYKEYRAMGSLSAMKRGSADRYFQEAAKKLVPEGVEGRVPYRGYVKDVIFQLIGGLKSGMGYCGAKDIKTLQRNARFIRISPAGLRESHPHDITITKEAPNYEIRGF
- a CDS encoding glycosyltransferase family 39 protein — translated: MKKIFVTIKKQKSHYVLLLLIITLASYLRFSGFDWAIPKKPYYRAGFQDEPFVINMLLQMKPNDLNPHYFINPSFHYYTLLLVIKIGHCCGYIKNFSLPTMTNLLGQPVENMTLNDYQKLYIVGRFITIIEGILTVLFVYLIGTKLYDKKTGLIAGFIFSILPTVVFQSHFFIVDSPAVFWSMLCLYYLVKVIDRKEIKKSWFILSGILLGLALGTKYMNILLIFPFLTIFLSKSRKLGWKYPLMIFIIMSVVFFITTPYSLISFREFLFGAPDGFGGIFGQKGLFAYNKYPANPIKPFIYVIYYSLRLPLAILAFICIGFILYRRNLSDKILLSFLIPFYIIMAISPSPHLRHSLPALPFIAIIIASAFTGLLKFIKNRFLLYCFISYSIISFIYTFLFTMAMLDRMRYSDTRFEFADWVFKNIPAKTSVGCPTVMPFRYTPPVEYPMYDGNNFGPTYEETLANLYYDFIKTNYDYYSLLYFAPQYFFITQTEIQELPYNEVGEVNGRNFIRRLFNQNHYKLIKVFERKYNILGFEFEPSFPNLDWNPVSQKIYLFKKNF